The following is a genomic window from Actinomadura rubteroloni.
GCTCGGCCGCGCGCCGCCCGCGCTCGGCGTCCCGGCTGCCGAGCAGGACGCTGTGCCCGGCCGCCACGAGCCGCCGCGCGGTCTCGAAGCCGAGGCCCTTGTTCGCTCCGGTGATCAGTGTCGTCGTCATGTCCACCAGCATCCGGTACATCGTTCCGGTTAGCCTGGCCCTGGCGGTACCAGGACGTTTCCGCCTGTGAGCGGGCACAGTGGAAGTCATGACGGGAACCGATTTCGGGCAGGCGGTACGACGCTGGCGGGACCGGACGACGCCGTCCGCGTCCGGCCTGCCCGCCGGCGGACGCCGCCGCGCGCCCGGCCTGCGCCGCGAGGAACTCGCCCTGCTGGCCGGGATCTCGGTGGACTACCTGACCCGGCTGGAACAGGGCCGCGCCGCCCGTCCGTCCGAGCAGGTGGTGGCGGCGCTCGGCCGCGCGCTGCGGCTGACCGACGAGGAGCGCACGCATCTCTACCGCCTCGCCAGGCTCGCCCCGCCCGGCGAGGGGACGGTGCCCGTCCACATCACGCCGGGCGTCCACCGGATGCTGGACCGGCTCGCCGGGACGCCCGTCGCCGTGTCCGACGCGGCGGGGAACCTGCTGCTGGCCAACCCGCCGCACGTCGCGCTGATGGGGGAGCGGCGCGGCCGGGAGCGCAACGCGGTCTGGCGGACGTTCCTCGGCGCGGTCGGCCGCGTCCACTACACGCCGGACGCGCGCCGCGCGCTGGAGGCCGCCCAGGTCTCCGCGCTGCGGACGGCGACGCTCCGCTACCCGGCGGACCGGCGGCTGCGCCGTCTCGTCGCCGACCTGCACGCGGGCAGCGCGCGGTTCGCCGAGCTGTGGGACGCGGGGACCGTCGGACGGTACGCGGTGTCGCAGAAGACCGTGCACCATCCGCTGGCCGGCGCGATCACGCTGGACTGCGACATGCTGCACGTCGAGAACGGCGACCTGAACGTGATCGTCTACACCGCCGAGCCGGGCACCGAGGACGCCGAACGCCTCGCGCTCCTCGGCGTCCTCGGCACGCAGGACCTCGCCGGTCAGGACGCGTAGGTTCCGAGGAGCAGCTCGCGGAGCGCGGGATCGGCCCGCGCGAGGATTCCCTCACGGGCGGCGATGTCGCGCAGGACGCGTCCCGGGGCGTGCTGGACGATTCCCCGGCCGACCTCGGGATAGACGGCGCAGCCGAACACACTCCGCCCGTCGCCGTCGAGAACGAGCCCTTGACCGTCCTGAACCTCGATTTCCTTCCAAAGGAAATCAGCGCCGCTCACGCATTCGGCTTCTTCCGCTACCGAGCGTTCTTCGTCCCAGCGCTCGCGAAGAAATCGCACGGCATCATCATCGGCGGTGATCTGACGCTGCGGAGGCCGCCACGAAGGCCGGTACCCGGGCTCGTCGGCATATCTGAAGGCGAGAAGCCGAAGGACTTCCCCGTTCGCCCGCGCCCGGACGGCCTGTCGCGTCCGATGCCACGCCGCGCCGAGCCGCGCGCACATCCTGAGGTGGCGTTCCAGCGCGTCCGGGACGGGATCGGCGTCGGCGAGGAGGTCGTCCAGGTCGTCTTCGGAGAACCGGGCATCGCGCGCCAGCAACGGATCCAGGAATCGCTCCACGACGCGGGTCATGGGCAGAGTTTGTCAGCCCCGAGTGGATCACGGGACCGGAGTTGCGCGTCCGCGGCACAGCCGCCCCGAGCGCTTTCCGGGATCCTTGGGCGGTCAGACATGGTGCCGGTCCGCCGCCGGTCGGGGCGGCGGACCCCATGCCGTCGGGGAAGGTCGCCGAATGACGAACACCGGTTACTCGCTGGATTTGAGCGAGGACGTCCGCGAGGTCAAGCAGTGGGTGCACGAGTTCGCGCGGGACGTCATCCGCCCGGCCGCCCACGAATGGGACGAACGCGAAGAGACGCCCTGGCCGATCATCCAGGAGGCCGCCAAAATCGGCATCTACTCCCTGGACTTCTTCGCCACCCAATGGCTGGAGCCGTCAGGCCTCGGCATCCCGGTGGCCTTCGAGGAACTCTTCTGGGGCGACGCCGGCATCGGCCTGGCGATCGTGGGAACGGGTCTGGCCGCCGCCTCCGTCGCGGCGGTGGGCACGCACGAGCAGATCGCCGAATGGGTCCCGCTGATGTTCGGGACGGCCGACGACGTGAAACTGGGCGCCTTCTGCGCGTCCGAACCCGACGCGGGCTCCGACGTGGGATCGATCCGCACGAGAGCCGTCTACGACGAGTCCAACGACGAGTGGGTTCTGAACGGCACCAAAACGTGGGCCACGAACGGCGGCATAGCCGACGTCCATGTGGTGGTCGCCTCCGTCCATCCCGACCTGGGCAGCCGAGGCCAGGCCAGCTTCATCATCCCGCCCGGAACCCCCGGCCTGGAACAAGGCCAGAAGTTCAAGAAGCACGGCATCCGGGCGTCCCACACGGCCGAAGTCATCCTGGACGACGTGCGCATCCCCGCCCGCCTCATCGTGGGCGGCAAGGACAAGTTCGACGAGCGCATCGCCCGCGTCCGCGAAGGCAAACGCGGCCGAGGCCAAGCGGCGATGCGCACCTTCGAGTCGACCCGTCCCAGCGTGGGCGCCGAGGCCCTCGGCGTGGCGCGAGCGGCCTACGAGTACGCGCTGGAATACGCCCAGCAACGCGAGCAGTTCGGCCGCAAAATAGGCGACTTCCAAGCCGTGGCCTTCAAACTGGCCGACATGAGAATGCAGATCGACGCGGCACGCCTGATGGTCCACCGGGCCGCCTGGATGGCCCGCAACGGCAAGGACTTCGCTCACGCCGAAGGTTCTCAGGCCAAACTCCTGGCATCCGAAGTGGCCGTCCGAGTGACCGAAGAAGCCATCCAGATTCTGGGCGGCAACGGGTACACCCGCGACTACCCCGTCGAACGCATGCACCGCGACGCCAAGATCTTCACCATTTTCGAGGGCACCAGCGAGATCCAGCGTCTCGTCATAGGCCGGACCATCACCGGCCTGCCCCTCCGCTAGTCGCTCCGGATTGGCCGATCGGCGCGTCGATTGGCCGTTCGGCCAGTGCCTGCGGGAACGGCCGCGCCCGTAGCTTTCCGGGCATGAGCCGACTCACCTGGGCACAGCGCCGTCCGGCGATCGTCCTCGCGACCCTGCCGCTCGCGGGGACGCTCGCCTGCGGCACCGGGACGCCACAAGCCCCGGACGCCGTCGTCCGCACGACGGGCGGACTCGTCCGGGGCGCCGCGAGCGGCGCGGTCCTGCGCTACTACGGCGTCCCGTACGCCGCGCCGCCCACGGGCGCGCGGCGGTGGCGACCGCCCGCGCCGGTCGCGCCGTGGGCGGGCGTGCGCCCGGCGCTCCGGCCGGGCAGGCCGTGCCCGCAGGGGACCGGGGCCGGTGACGCCGAGGACTGCCTGCACCTCGACGTGACCGTCCCCCGGACGCGTCCGGCGCGGGGCGGCAGGCCGGTGCTGGTGTGGTTGCACGGCGACGGCTTCCAGGGCGGCACCGGCAGCGAGATCGACCCGGCGCGGATGGCTGTCCGGGGAGGCGTCGCGGTCGTCTCGGTCGACTTCCGGCTGGGGATCTTCGGCCTGTTCGGCCTCCCCGGACTGCCCGGATCCGGGACGTTCACCCTCCAGGACCAGCAGGCGGCGCTGCGGTGGGTGCGGGCGAACATCGGCGCGTTCGGCGGCGACCCCCGCAACGTCACGCTGTTCGGCCAGTCCGGCGGTGCCGTGGGCGCCTGCGCGCAGCTCACCTCGCCCCCCGCGGCGGGCCTGTTCGACAAGGTGATCCTGCAGAGCGGGTCGTGCGCGGTGCGCTGGCCGGCCGGCGGCATGGGCACGGGCACCCCGGCGGGGTCGTTCTTCCGGCCCGTCGCCGACGTGGCCCGCAGCGGCGGCGCGGCGGCGCGTGCGCTCGGCTGCGCGCCCGCCGACCTGGCGTGCCTGCGCCGGGTGCCGATGACGAAGGTCCTGGCGCACAACGGTGAGTTCACCGCCGCCGCGACCGGCACGCCCACTTTGCCGGAGGAGCCCGCCGCAGCGATCCACGCGGGCCGGTTCCACCCCGTCCCGGCGATCTCCGGCCACACGCGGGACGAGTTGACGTTCCTGGCCGCGCTGATGCGGGTCCAGGGCCTGCCGTTGGGCCGGAGGCGGTATCTCGCGCGGCTCGCCGAAGGATTCGGGACCGGGGGAGCGCGGCGCGTGGCGGCCCTCTACCCGCCGCCCGCGAAGGGCGACGCGTGGGTGCCGCTGTACCGCGCCTACGGTGACCGCATGTTCGTCTGCTCGCAGATCGAGACCGGTGACGCGTTGGCACGCCGCGTCCCCGTCTACAGCTATGAGTTCGCCGACGAGAAGGCGCCGCCCTATTCGCCGACGCCGACGGACTTCCCCGCAGGCGCCACGCACGCCGCCGAGCTGCTCTACCTGTTCGACATCAAGGGCAAGCCCGTCGATTTCGCGGGCCGTCCGCTGACGTACACGCCGGCGCAGCGCGCCCTCGCCACCACGATGATCGACTACTGGACGTCCTTCGCCCGCACCGGACGGCCCGGCGGCGGATGGCGGCGCGGCGGCGGCTCGTCGGAACTCGTCCTCGCCCCGGGCGCGGCGACCGCGACGGTCGACGGCGCGGCGGAGCACCGGTGCGGCTTCTGGCGCACGGTCGCCGACCGGCGATGAGCGCGGGGATCGAACGGTCGTGGCTGCTCCCGGCGGACCTGCGCGACGACGCGCCCGGCCGCCGGACGGTCCGGGACTGGTGCGCGGACCTGTCCCTGGCGCTGCTCTCGCTCTGCGTCGCGGGCGCCGTCCTCGCGGGCGAGCACTTCACCACCGAACGCCCCGCTCCCGCATGGTTCGCGCTGGACGCGGCGGTCGGCGTGCTGGCCCCGGCCGCGCTGCTGCTCCGGCGGCGGTGGCCCCTGGCGGTCGCGCTGGCGCTGGTGGCGGCGTACGCGGTCGCCCGGACGGCGGGAGTCCCGGCGGGCGTCGCGGCGTTCGGCGTCGCGCTGCGCTGCCGCACCCGGACGGCCGTGGCCGTTGCGACCCTGCTGGCCTGCGCGAACGTCCTCGACATCACGGTCCGCCACCCGGGCCTGGCGAGCGGGCCGCTGCTCGCGGCGGCCGTCCTGCTGTGCGCGGCGGGCCTCGCGGCCGGTCTGTTCGCACGCGCCCGGCGCGACCTCGTGGTCTCGCTCCGGGACCGGGCGATCCGCGCGGAGTCCGAGCAGCGGCGGCGGGCCGGGGAGGCGCGCCGCGCCGAACGCGCCCGGCTGGCCCGGGAGATGCACGACGTGCTGGCCCACCGGATCTCGGTGATGAGCGTCCACGCGGGGGCGCTGGCGTTCCGGCCCGGCGCGCCCGCCGACCAGGTCGCCCGCACCGCCGAGATCCTGCGCGCCGCCGCGCACGACGCGCTCGTGGAACTCCGCGAGGTGATCGGCGTCCTGCGCGACGACGGCGCCGGGGAGCCGCCCGGCCCGCCGCCGACGCTCGCCGCCGCCCGCGCGCTGATCGACGACGCGCGCCGCGCCGGCACGTCCGTCCAGGTCGAGAGCTTCCCCGACGAACTGCCCGCCGCCGTGGGACGCGACGTCTGCCGCATCCTCGAGGAGGCCCTGACGAACGCCCGCAAGCACGCGCCGGGCCGTCCGGTCACCGTCGCGGTCGAGCACGCGGACGACGGCGTCCGGATCACCGTCCGCAACCCGCTCCGCGCCGCGCCGGACGACAACCCGATCCCCGGCGGCGGCTTCGGCCTGATCGGCGTCGCCGAGCGGGTCGAACTGGCGGGCGGGCGCCTCGACCACGGACCGCGCCCCGACGGGACCTTCACACTGTCGGCCTGGCTACCCTCGGCACCGTGACCGCGCCGATCCGTGTCGTCATCGCCGACGACGACGCCCTCGTCCGCCTGGGCCTGACGACGATGCTGGACGGCCTCCCCGACATCACGGTCGTCGCCGAGGCCGCGGACGGCGCCGAAGCCGCCGCGCTCGCCGCCGAACACGCCCCCGACGTGATCCTGATGGACCTGCGCATGCCCGTCCTGGACGGCGTAGCCGCCACCGCCGAAATCCGCCGCCGCCCCGCACCCCCGGCAATCATCATGCTGACCACATTCGACGCCGACGAAAACGTCCTAGCCGCCCTACGCGCCGGGGCAGGCGGCTTTATCGTCAAACACACACCGCCCGCAGAAATCGTCACCGCAATCCGCCGCGCCGCGTCCGGCGAACCAGTACTGTCACCGTCCGCGCTACGCAGCCTCATCGACCAGCTCACCGCCCCGTCCCGCCAATCCGAACGCCAACAAGCCCGCGACGCCCTGGACCGCCTCACCGACTCCGAACGGGCCGTAGCCGCGATCGTCGCCCGCGGCCGGACCAACGCCGAAATAGCCGCCGAACTCTATATGAGCATCGCATCCGTGAAACTGCACATAGCCCGGATGCTCACAAAACTCAACGTCGACAACCGCACCCAACTCGCCCTCCTCGTCCACGACGCCCGCTGACGAGAGTCCGGCCATCGGGCCTCGCCGCGCATGGTCCCCTGGACGGATACCGCCGCAGGATTCGTGGTCCGCGGAGACGTCCATGAAGGCGAAAGCGCTTGTCCGCATGTGGACGCTTCGGTCTTCGGTCGGTGCCGTGCACCCCTTCGATGCGAACCTGTTTTCACCGACGGCAACGTAACGCTACGAAGCGTGACCAGACTGGGGGTTACGGGTGGACGACGACATCTGGGCGCACAGTGCGAATGAGACGGGGCGCCGGCACGGGCTCGCCGAGCATCTCCGGGGAACGGCGGATCGAGCGGGGAAGTTCGCCGACGTCTTTCAAGCCCGCGCGGTCGCCGAATACCTCGCGCTCGTCCACGACGTCGGCAAGGCGTCCTGCGCATGGCAGGACGGCCTGCGAAAGGCACAGCAACACGACGGCCCGGTGGGCATCGACCACAAGGGCGCGGGAACCCTGCTCGCCTCAACCCGAGGTCTCGACGTCCTGTCGGCCGTCGTGCTCGGCCACCACGGCGGACTACCGTCCCTCACTTCGCTGAAAGAAGCGCTCCGCCGGGCCACGGGAAGGGAACGCGCGGTGGTTGATGAGGCGATCGAACGCGCGTCGGCGCTCGTCCCCGAGATCGCCTCGTCCCCGGCCCCCGAGTGGCCCGCATGGACCGGGGGCGCGGCATCGGACGATATCGAAATGCTCGTCCGGATGGTCTTCAGCACCGTCGTGGACGCGGACTTCCTCGACACCGAACAGCACTTCGCCGACGGACGTTCCAGACCGCCACACCCGCTCCTGGCGGCGGCCATGGCCGAACGTTTCGAGCAGGGCCGTGCCGCGTTACTGGCGGGCAACGACCCGTCCCCGGTGGACGAGATCCGCCGCGCCGTCTACGAACAGGCCCGCGCCGCAGCGGAGGGCGAACGCGGGATCTACCGTTTCCCCGCTCCGACCGGAGCCGGGAAAACGCTTGCCTCCGGCGGCTTCGCCTTCCACCACGCCCGCGCGCACGGCCTGCGCCGCGTGGTCGTCGCCGTGCCGTTCCTTTCCATCACGGACCAGAACGCGGGCGTGTTCCGCAGGGTTCTCGAACGGGACGGCGAGCAGCCGGTCGTCCTGGAACACCACAGCGGCGTAGAGATCGACGCTCCGGGAGGGCGAGGGGACCTCCGAGCGCCGACACTTCCCTGGCAGAAGCTGGCGGCCGAGAACTGGGACTCCCCGTTCGTCGTGACGACCACGGTGCGTTTGTTCGAGTCGCTCTTCGGCCGACGTCCCTCGGCGATGCGCCGCCTGCACCGGCTGGCGGGCTCGGTGATCGTCCTGGACGAGGTCCAAGCCCTTCCGGACGCGATGCTGATCCCGATCCTGTCCGCACTGCGGAGCCTCACGGACCACTTCGGCGCGTCCGTCCTCCTGGCGTCCGCAACGCAGCCGACGTTCTGGAAGCTCAGCCCGTTCAAGGACGTTCCCTTGCGCGACGTCATCGCCGAACCCGAGCGCCTCTACACCGATCTGCGCCGCGTCGAGTACCAGTGGCGCGTAGACCCACAGCCCACCGCCGAAGAAATCGCGGCCGAGATCGCCCAAGAGCGCCAAGTCCTCGCCATCGTCAACACCACCCGCAAGGCCCAAGAACTCCATGAACTCGTGACGAGCGAACGCGAGCAGGGCCCGAACAGCGTTTTCCACCTCTCCACACGCATGGTCGCGCTGCACAGGAAACAAGTCCTGCACGACATCAAGGAGAAGCTGCACGACGACGAGCCGGTCGCGGTCGTCTCCACACAGCTCGTAGAAGCCGGAGTCGACCTGGACCTCCCCGTCGTCTATCGCGCGAAAGCGCCCGCCGACTCCCTCCAGCAGGCGGCCGGCCGCTGTAACCGAAGTGGCCGACTCGCCGTGGGCAAAGTCGTCGTGTTCCAGATGAACGACGATGAAAGCGAGACGAAGGTCTACGGACAGGCGGCCTACGCCAGCGACTGCCACATCGGCGAGGACCGAGCCGATCCGGACGACCTGAAGGCGCTCGACTCCTACTACACCGACCGTTTCACGCTGAAGGGCGTCGAAACCACGGGCCGAGAGATCCAGAAGTACCGCGAGAAGTACGACTTCCCCGAAGTAGCCCGCCGGTTCAAGATGATCGAAGAGCACACCGCGCCGGTCGTCGTCCCGTGGGGAGACGAACGCGACCAGGACCGCTGCCTGGCGGCCATCCACGAGATCCGCCGAGGCGTCCCCTACGCGGGCGCCCTGCTCCGAGAACTTCGCCCCTACATGGCGGCGATCCCGCGCGGCACTGCCCGAAAAGCCGTCGACGACGGCCTCGCCGAGCCCGTGATCGGCGACTTGATCCACTGGCTCGGCGACTACCACCCCGAGCGCGGCATCGAACTAGCCGACTCGAACACCTACATTTTTTAGGGCCTGAAGCCACCTGGCTGGGGAGCGTCCAACCCTGCCAGGTGGCACCACTGGCACTGCCTGCGCGAGGAGCTTCGGTTACTCCGTTGCGGAGGGTTCTAGACAGACCGCCTCAGTGACATGTGCCAACGGCCCATGCGGATCCGAAACTCGATCCGCCAGGAACTGCGCCGACTGCAACCATAGCCGCCGTTTTCGGACATTGGGCCATCCTTTCGCATTGGGTATTTCTCCCACGCGCTTGTGGGGCTTAATAATGACGGTAGCACTGGGTAGGCGCAACATAGAGACCAGCCAAGGGAAAAGAACCCTCGCATGCCTGTGGGCGATTTTCTCAAAGTCCGC
Proteins encoded in this region:
- a CDS encoding helix-turn-helix transcriptional regulator, whose amino-acid sequence is MTGTDFGQAVRRWRDRTTPSASGLPAGGRRRAPGLRREELALLAGISVDYLTRLEQGRAARPSEQVVAALGRALRLTDEERTHLYRLARLAPPGEGTVPVHITPGVHRMLDRLAGTPVAVSDAAGNLLLANPPHVALMGERRGRERNAVWRTFLGAVGRVHYTPDARRALEAAQVSALRTATLRYPADRRLRRLVADLHAGSARFAELWDAGTVGRYAVSQKTVHHPLAGAITLDCDMLHVENGDLNVIVYTAEPGTEDAERLALLGVLGTQDLAGQDA
- a CDS encoding DUF6221 family protein — encoded protein: MTRVVERFLDPLLARDARFSEDDLDDLLADADPVPDALERHLRMCARLGAAWHRTRQAVRARANGEVLRLLAFRYADEPGYRPSWRPPQRQITADDDAVRFLRERWDEERSVAEEAECVSGADFLWKEIEVQDGQGLVLDGDGRSVFGCAVYPEVGRGIVQHAPGRVLRDIAAREGILARADPALRELLLGTYAS
- the cas3 gene encoding CRISPR-associated helicase Cas3', with translation MDDDIWAHSANETGRRHGLAEHLRGTADRAGKFADVFQARAVAEYLALVHDVGKASCAWQDGLRKAQQHDGPVGIDHKGAGTLLASTRGLDVLSAVVLGHHGGLPSLTSLKEALRRATGRERAVVDEAIERASALVPEIASSPAPEWPAWTGGAASDDIEMLVRMVFSTVVDADFLDTEQHFADGRSRPPHPLLAAAMAERFEQGRAALLAGNDPSPVDEIRRAVYEQARAAAEGERGIYRFPAPTGAGKTLASGGFAFHHARAHGLRRVVVAVPFLSITDQNAGVFRRVLERDGEQPVVLEHHSGVEIDAPGGRGDLRAPTLPWQKLAAENWDSPFVVTTTVRLFESLFGRRPSAMRRLHRLAGSVIVLDEVQALPDAMLIPILSALRSLTDHFGASVLLASATQPTFWKLSPFKDVPLRDVIAEPERLYTDLRRVEYQWRVDPQPTAEEIAAEIAQERQVLAIVNTTRKAQELHELVTSEREQGPNSVFHLSTRMVALHRKQVLHDIKEKLHDDEPVAVVSTQLVEAGVDLDLPVVYRAKAPADSLQQAAGRCNRSGRLAVGKVVVFQMNDDESETKVYGQAAYASDCHIGEDRADPDDLKALDSYYTDRFTLKGVETTGREIQKYREKYDFPEVARRFKMIEEHTAPVVVPWGDERDQDRCLAAIHEIRRGVPYAGALLRELRPYMAAIPRGTARKAVDDGLAEPVIGDLIHWLGDYHPERGIELADSNTYIF
- a CDS encoding carboxylesterase/lipase family protein encodes the protein MSRLTWAQRRPAIVLATLPLAGTLACGTGTPQAPDAVVRTTGGLVRGAASGAVLRYYGVPYAAPPTGARRWRPPAPVAPWAGVRPALRPGRPCPQGTGAGDAEDCLHLDVTVPRTRPARGGRPVLVWLHGDGFQGGTGSEIDPARMAVRGGVAVVSVDFRLGIFGLFGLPGLPGSGTFTLQDQQAALRWVRANIGAFGGDPRNVTLFGQSGGAVGACAQLTSPPAAGLFDKVILQSGSCAVRWPAGGMGTGTPAGSFFRPVADVARSGGAAARALGCAPADLACLRRVPMTKVLAHNGEFTAAATGTPTLPEEPAAAIHAGRFHPVPAISGHTRDELTFLAALMRVQGLPLGRRRYLARLAEGFGTGGARRVAALYPPPAKGDAWVPLYRAYGDRMFVCSQIETGDALARRVPVYSYEFADEKAPPYSPTPTDFPAGATHAAELLYLFDIKGKPVDFAGRPLTYTPAQRALATTMIDYWTSFARTGRPGGGWRRGGGSSELVLAPGAATATVDGAAEHRCGFWRTVADRR
- a CDS encoding acyl-CoA dehydrogenase family protein; this encodes MTNTGYSLDLSEDVREVKQWVHEFARDVIRPAAHEWDEREETPWPIIQEAAKIGIYSLDFFATQWLEPSGLGIPVAFEELFWGDAGIGLAIVGTGLAAASVAAVGTHEQIAEWVPLMFGTADDVKLGAFCASEPDAGSDVGSIRTRAVYDESNDEWVLNGTKTWATNGGIADVHVVVASVHPDLGSRGQASFIIPPGTPGLEQGQKFKKHGIRASHTAEVILDDVRIPARLIVGGKDKFDERIARVREGKRGRGQAAMRTFESTRPSVGAEALGVARAAYEYALEYAQQREQFGRKIGDFQAVAFKLADMRMQIDAARLMVHRAAWMARNGKDFAHAEGSQAKLLASEVAVRVTEEAIQILGGNGYTRDYPVERMHRDAKIFTIFEGTSEIQRLVIGRTITGLPLR
- a CDS encoding response regulator transcription factor, whose protein sequence is MTAPIRVVIADDDALVRLGLTTMLDGLPDITVVAEAADGAEAAALAAEHAPDVILMDLRMPVLDGVAATAEIRRRPAPPAIIMLTTFDADENVLAALRAGAGGFIVKHTPPAEIVTAIRRAASGEPVLSPSALRSLIDQLTAPSRQSERQQARDALDRLTDSERAVAAIVARGRTNAEIAAELYMSIASVKLHIARMLTKLNVDNRTQLALLVHDAR
- a CDS encoding sensor histidine kinase; translation: MSAGIERSWLLPADLRDDAPGRRTVRDWCADLSLALLSLCVAGAVLAGEHFTTERPAPAWFALDAAVGVLAPAALLLRRRWPLAVALALVAAYAVARTAGVPAGVAAFGVALRCRTRTAVAVATLLACANVLDITVRHPGLASGPLLAAAVLLCAAGLAAGLFARARRDLVVSLRDRAIRAESEQRRRAGEARRAERARLAREMHDVLAHRISVMSVHAGALAFRPGAPADQVARTAEILRAAAHDALVELREVIGVLRDDGAGEPPGPPPTLAAARALIDDARRAGTSVQVESFPDELPAAVGRDVCRILEEALTNARKHAPGRPVTVAVEHADDGVRITVRNPLRAAPDDNPIPGGGFGLIGVAERVELAGGRLDHGPRPDGTFTLSAWLPSAP